One Fuerstiella marisgermanici DNA window includes the following coding sequences:
- a CDS encoding exopolyphosphatase: MSTDAFRYRLITRSDFDGLVCAALLRELQMLDDILFVHPKDMQDGLIEVTSRDIITNLPYAPNCHLCFDHHCSEAVRNGSVVRTNYILDPDADSAARVVYNYFGGAARFHNVSTEMMEAVDKADSARFTREEIMAPKDWALLNFIMDPRTGLGRFREFRISNYQLMMALVDFCRTHTIKEIMALPDVRERVDLYNSQRKDFLDQISRCSGVYGNAVVLDFRNEETIYSGNRFLVYALFPECNVSIHLLRSRVPETTVVAIGKSILNRTNPVDIGSLCLQHGGGGHAAAGTCQIAADEADELLPSIVRVVDASIEPIESAAEANV, translated from the coding sequence ATGTCCACAGATGCGTTTCGATACCGCCTGATCACTCGCAGTGACTTCGATGGCCTCGTTTGTGCCGCCTTGCTTCGCGAACTTCAGATGCTGGACGACATTCTGTTTGTGCATCCAAAAGATATGCAGGACGGACTGATCGAAGTAACGTCTCGCGACATCATCACGAACCTGCCGTACGCCCCCAACTGCCATCTTTGCTTCGATCATCACTGCAGCGAAGCAGTTCGTAATGGCAGCGTGGTCCGAACAAACTACATACTGGATCCGGATGCCGATTCGGCCGCTCGAGTCGTGTACAACTACTTTGGTGGGGCGGCACGTTTCCATAACGTCAGCACAGAAATGATGGAGGCCGTCGACAAGGCGGACTCTGCTCGCTTTACCCGCGAAGAAATCATGGCCCCCAAAGACTGGGCGCTGCTGAATTTCATTATGGACCCGCGGACCGGACTAGGGCGATTCCGGGAGTTTCGCATTTCGAATTACCAACTCATGATGGCACTCGTCGATTTCTGCCGCACTCATACGATCAAAGAAATCATGGCGCTTCCGGACGTGCGTGAGCGAGTAGATTTGTACAACTCACAGCGCAAGGATTTTCTGGACCAGATTTCACGCTGTTCCGGAGTCTACGGCAACGCCGTTGTGCTCGACTTCCGCAACGAAGAAACAATCTATTCGGGGAACCGCTTTCTGGTTTACGCACTGTTTCCGGAATGCAATGTGTCGATTCATCTGCTGAGAAGCCGTGTGCCGGAAACGACGGTTGTGGCCATCGGAAAGTCGATTCTGAATCGCACCAATCCGGTCGACATTGGTTCGTTGTGCCTGCAGCATGGCGGCGGTGGTCATGCTGCTGCCGGAACCTGCCAGATTGC